The following coding sequences are from one Sesamum indicum cultivar Zhongzhi No. 13 linkage group LG11, S_indicum_v1.0, whole genome shotgun sequence window:
- the LOC105173624 gene encoding cytokinin dehydrogenase 3 has product MPNPCLISSHVAILVILLSCISMCSLGKFTSPLPNDIVSLDLATRLRNDPHSINIASNDYGNLVHESPSAVLYPSSIDDIVNLIKFSNNCSTPFGISARGRGHSVRGQAMARSGVVVDMPSLSQNGIGVRVSWDPSLGYYADVGGEQMWIDVLRAGLEHGLAPVSWTDYLYLSVGGTLSNAGISGQSFLHGPQISNVLELDVITGKGDLVTCSQQMNSELFFAVLGGLGQFGIITRARIVLDKAPTRAKWVRLLYSDFSIFTRDQEHLISSTVDNPSPDYVEGSLITHQSPPNNWRSSFYTPSDRSKIASLLKSKKGLLYSIELVKYYDDQTADYIDQELEVLLKDLNFIPGFVFKKDVALIDFLGRVGRSAASDENNHLEAHPWLNLFVPKSRILDFNAGVFVDIIGRHNSTSGPILFYPLNRKKWDERMSAVTPDEDVFYTLGLLQSSGAEEPGEYDKLNNEIIEFCEKDGIKIKQYLPHYKSEEDWMEHYGPKWNTFLERKNKFDPRMILSPGQRIFTSAIAYSDV; this is encoded by the exons ATGCCAAACCCTTGTCTCATTTCTTCTCATGTTGCTATTCTAGTCATCCTTCTCAGCTGTATTTCAATGTGCAGCTTGGGAAAGTTCACTAGTCCACTCCCTAACGACATCGTTTCCCTCGATCTTGCCACTAGACTCCGTAACGATCCCCATTCCATCAACATAGCTTCTAATGACTATGGAAATCTTGTCCATGAAAGCCCTTCTGCGGTTCTTTACCCTTCATCAATTGATGACATTGTTAATCTCATCAAATTCTCCAACAACTGTTCCACACCGTTCGGCATTTCCGCCAGAGGCCGTGGCCACTCCGTTAGAGGGCAGGCCATGGCCCGTAGCGGTGTCGTGGTCGACATGCCTTCCCTGAGCCAAAATGGGATTGGAGTAAGGGTTTCTTGGGACCCCTCTTTAGGGTATTATGCAGATGTTGGTGGAGAACAGATGTGGATCGACGTTCTCCGGGCCGGGCTGGAACACGGGCTTGCGCCCGTTTCTTGGACAGATTACTTGTACTTGAGTGTGGGTGGGACACTCTCTAATGCTGGGATCAGTGGACAGTCGTTCTTACATGGCCCTCAAATCAGCAATGTTCTTGAACTGGATGTTATTACTG GCAAAGGGGACTTGGTCACTTGCTCCCAACAGATGAACTCGGAGCTCTTTTTCGCAGTTCTTGGTGGGCTTGGCCAGTTTGGCATCATCACCAGAGCAAGAATTGTCCTGGACAAGGCACCAACAAGA GCAAAATGGGTGAGATTGCTTTACAGTGATTTCTCCATATTCACAAGAGACCAAGAACACCTCATCTCCAGCACTGTCGACAATCCCTCTCCAGACTATGTGGAGGGTTCCCTGATCACGCACCAGAGCCCTCCAAATAACTGGAGATCGTCCTTCTACACACCCTCCGATCGCTCCAAAATCGCTTCTTTACTCAAATCCAAGAAAGGCCTCCTCTACTCCATTGAACTCGTCAAATACTATGACGATCAGACTGCCGACTATATCGATCAG GAACTTGAGGTGTTGCTCAAGGATTTGAACTTCATTCCGGGCTTCGTTTTCAAGAAAGACGTCGCCCTCATTGATTTTCTTGGTAGAGTTGGGAGAAGCGCGGCTTCCGACGAGAATAATCACTTGGAAGCTCATCCATGGCTGAATTTATTCGTCCCGAAATCCCGAATACTGGATTTCAATGCCGGCGTTTTCGTCGACATAATTGGGAGGCATAACAGCACCTCAGGGCCCATCCTTTTCTACCCACTCAACAGAAAGAA ATGGGATGAACGAATGTCTGCTGTCACACCAGACGAGGATGTTTTCTACACTTTAGGGCTACTGCAGTCGAGTGGGGCCGAGGAGCCGGGGGAGTATGATAAactaaataatgaaataattgaattcTGTGAAAAGGATGGAATCAAGATCAAACAGTATCTTCCCCACTACAAATCCGAGGAAGATTGGATGGAGCATTATGGTCCCAAATGGAACACTTTTCTGGAAAGGAAGAACAAGTTCGATCCAAGAATGATTTTATCTCCGGGCCAGAGGATTTTTACTTCTGCAATAGCCTACTCTGATGTATGA
- the LOC105173821 gene encoding LOB domain-containing protein 27-like: MNGEFDMPAGACAACRYQRKRCDESCVLGRYFPLERAEDFENVQRLFGIQNAVKILNSVAENEREKTVESLILEARMRRENPVHGPIEVEMRLRAEMEKVKKELDMVKKELKFFKGDDDHDHHQPGSSTV; this comes from the coding sequence ATGAATGGGGAGTTTGATATGCCGGCCGGCGCTTGCGCTGCGTGCAGGTACCAGCGCAAGAGGTGCGACGAGAGCTGCGTTCTCGGGCGGTACTTTCCGCTGGAAAGGGCTGAGGATTTCGAGAACGTGCAGAGGCTGTTTGGGATTCAGAACGCCGTGAAGATACTCAACTCGGTGGCGGAGAATGAGCGGGAGAAGACTGTGGAAAGCCTTATTCTGGAGGCGAGAATGAGGAGGGAGAATCCAGTGCACGGCCCCATCGAGGTGGAGATGAGGCTGCGGGCCGAGATGGAGAAGGTGAAGAAAGAGCTGGACATGGTCAAGAAAGAACTGAAGTTCTTCAAGGGAGATGATGATCATGATCATCATCAACCTGGTTCTTCTACTGTTTGA